One stretch of Pandoraea oxalativorans DNA includes these proteins:
- a CDS encoding acyl-CoA dehydrogenase produces the protein MAGNAQFHWEDPLLLDAQLTTDERMIRDAAAAYANDKLAPRVLEAFRHERTDASIFREMGEIGLLGPTIPEQYGGPGLNYVAYGLIAREVERVDSGYRSMMSVQSSLVMVPIYEFGSEAQKQKYLPKLASGEWIGCFGLTEPNHGSDPAGMTTRAKKVAGGYELSGSKMWITNSPIADVFVVWGKLADENGEEKIRGFILEKDWKGLSAPAIHGKVGLRASVTGEIVMDQVFVPEENLMPGVSGLKGPFTCLNSARYGIAWGALGAAESCWHMARQYVLDRQQFGRPLAANQLIQKKLADMQTEITLGLQGCLRLGRMKDEGTAAVEITSIMKRNSCGKALDVARLARDMLGGNGISDEFGIARHLVNLEVVNTYEGTHDIHALILGRAQTGIQAFF, from the coding sequence ATGGCAGGCAATGCACAGTTTCACTGGGAAGATCCGCTGTTGCTCGACGCGCAGCTCACCACCGACGAGCGCATGATTCGCGACGCGGCCGCCGCATATGCGAACGACAAGCTCGCGCCGCGTGTGCTCGAAGCGTTCCGTCACGAGCGCACCGACGCATCGATCTTTCGCGAAATGGGCGAGATCGGCCTGCTCGGCCCGACGATCCCCGAACAATACGGCGGCCCCGGTCTGAACTATGTGGCCTACGGCCTGATTGCCCGCGAAGTCGAGCGCGTGGATTCGGGCTATCGCTCGATGATGTCCGTGCAGTCGTCGCTGGTCATGGTCCCGATCTATGAATTCGGTAGCGAAGCGCAAAAGCAGAAGTACCTGCCGAAGCTCGCCAGCGGCGAATGGATCGGCTGCTTCGGTCTGACCGAGCCGAACCACGGTTCGGACCCGGCTGGCATGACCACGCGGGCCAAGAAGGTCGCCGGCGGTTATGAGCTGAGCGGCAGCAAGATGTGGATCACGAATTCGCCCATCGCCGACGTCTTCGTCGTCTGGGGCAAGCTCGCCGACGAAAACGGCGAGGAGAAGATCCGCGGCTTCATTCTGGAAAAAGACTGGAAGGGTCTGTCGGCCCCCGCGATTCATGGCAAGGTCGGCCTGCGTGCGTCCGTCACCGGCGAGATCGTGATGGACCAGGTCTTCGTGCCGGAAGAGAACCTGATGCCCGGCGTCTCCGGTCTGAAGGGACCGTTCACGTGCCTGAACTCGGCCCGCTACGGCATCGCCTGGGGTGCACTGGGCGCCGCTGAATCCTGCTGGCACATGGCGCGTCAGTACGTACTCGATCGTCAGCAGTTCGGTCGCCCGCTCGCCGCCAATCAGTTGATTCAGAAGAAGCTGGCCGACATGCAGACGGAAATCACGCTGGGCCTGCAAGGCTGTCTGCGTCTGGGTCGCATGAAGGACGAAGGCACGGCGGCGGTCGAAATCACCTCGATCATGAAGCGCAACTCGTGCGGCAAGGCACTCGACGTGGCGCGTCTGGCGCGTGACATGCTCGGCGGCAACGGCATCTCGGACGAATTCGGCATCGCCCGCCATCTCGTGAACCTCGAAGTGGTCAACACCTACGAAGGCACGCACGACATCCACGCCCTGATTCTGGGTCGCGCGCAAACGGGTATTCAGGCGTTCTTCTGA
- a CDS encoding IclR family transcriptional regulator: MAVIKTSLSALTGAPAHGVSPSHDERKFVTALARGLELLRAFGPDDMLLGNRDFAARTGLPKATVSRLAYTLTELGYLRYDVDLGKYALDAGVLALGYAFLNGTDMLTLARPHMRALAKEMGCSISLGCREGVDMMYLETIRSDSAHLTLGLTAGSRLSMLTSSMGRVYLAAMTPTERETMLSDLHDAYDANPAALRNVGWDALQSGVDKGIESYKREGLCYSFREWHEGVNAVAVPLRDIRQNRWLAISCSGPSSSIPDAVFREEIGPRLKQLAARLSGNA, encoded by the coding sequence ATGGCTGTGATCAAAACGTCCCTGTCTGCCCTTACCGGTGCGCCGGCTCATGGCGTATCGCCGTCGCACGACGAGCGCAAGTTCGTCACGGCGCTGGCGCGAGGCCTCGAACTGCTGCGCGCTTTCGGACCGGACGACATGCTGCTCGGCAACCGCGATTTCGCCGCGCGCACGGGCTTGCCGAAAGCGACGGTGAGCCGTCTGGCCTACACCCTCACCGAACTCGGCTACCTGCGCTACGACGTTGACCTCGGCAAATATGCGCTGGACGCGGGCGTGCTGGCCCTCGGCTACGCCTTCCTGAACGGCACGGATATGCTGACGCTGGCGCGTCCGCATATGCGCGCGCTTGCCAAAGAAATGGGATGTTCGATCTCGCTGGGCTGTCGCGAGGGCGTGGATATGATGTATCTGGAGACGATTCGCAGCGATTCCGCGCATCTCACGCTGGGTCTGACGGCAGGCTCCCGTCTGTCGATGCTGACCAGTTCGATGGGGCGCGTCTACCTCGCGGCCATGACGCCGACAGAGCGCGAGACGATGCTCTCGGATCTGCACGATGCCTACGACGCCAATCCCGCCGCGCTGCGCAACGTCGGCTGGGACGCGTTGCAATCGGGCGTCGACAAAGGGATCGAATCGTACAAGCGGGAGGGGCTTTGCTACTCGTTTCGCGAGTGGCATGAAGGCGTCAACGCCGTCGCCGTGCCGCTTCGCGACATCCGGCAAAACCGCTGGCTCGCGATCAGTTGCAGCGGGCCGTCTTCTTCGATTCCGGATGCTGTGTTTCGGGAGGAGATCGGACCTCGATTGAAACAGTTGGCCGCTCGTCTCAGCGGAAACGCTTAA
- the kynU gene encoding kynureninase, whose protein sequence is MTSSRNDCLALDAADALAPLRAQFDLPPNVIYLDGNSLGARPIASAKRAQEVITGEWGVGLIRSWNEADWFALPRTLGDNLAPIIGAGKGEVVVTDTTSSNLFKVMAAALDAQRERSPKRRVVISERSNFPTDLYIVQGLTRLLDDGYSLRLIDSPDELQSALGDDVAVVLLTHVNYRTGAMYDMKARTAEIHASGALAVWDLCHSAGAVPVDLNGADADYAVGCTYKYLNGGPGSPAFVWVNKKHQDTFWQPLSGWWGHRTPFAMTPEYTPDDGIGRYLCGTQPIVSLSLVQCGLDIFAQTSMDALRRKSLALTDLFIKLVEARCADFPLTLVTPRDHASRGSQVSFEHPEGFAVIQALIARGVIGDYREPRIMRFGMTPLYTSFADVWDSVEILRDVLSTGSWDKPEFRRRGAVT, encoded by the coding sequence ATGACGTCTTCTCGCAACGATTGTCTGGCCCTCGACGCGGCCGATGCGCTTGCCCCGCTGCGCGCACAGTTCGACCTGCCGCCCAATGTGATCTATCTCGACGGCAACTCGTTGGGCGCGCGTCCGATCGCCTCGGCCAAGCGCGCGCAGGAAGTGATTACCGGCGAATGGGGCGTGGGCCTAATCCGCAGTTGGAACGAAGCCGACTGGTTCGCGCTGCCGCGCACGCTCGGCGACAACCTTGCTCCGATCATCGGTGCAGGCAAGGGCGAAGTCGTCGTGACGGACACCACGTCGAGCAACCTCTTCAAAGTGATGGCCGCCGCGCTCGACGCGCAGCGTGAGCGTTCGCCCAAGCGCCGCGTCGTGATTTCCGAGCGCAGCAACTTCCCGACCGATCTGTACATCGTGCAAGGGCTGACGCGTCTGCTCGACGACGGTTACTCGCTGCGTCTGATCGACTCGCCGGACGAACTGCAAAGCGCGCTGGGCGACGACGTCGCCGTGGTGCTGCTCACGCACGTGAACTACCGCACGGGTGCGATGTACGACATGAAGGCGCGCACGGCCGAGATTCATGCGAGCGGCGCGCTGGCGGTGTGGGATCTGTGCCACTCGGCCGGGGCTGTGCCGGTCGATCTGAACGGCGCAGACGCCGATTACGCCGTGGGTTGCACGTATAAGTACCTGAACGGCGGCCCGGGCTCACCGGCGTTCGTGTGGGTCAACAAGAAGCATCAGGACACGTTCTGGCAGCCGCTGTCGGGCTGGTGGGGCCACCGCACGCCGTTCGCGATGACGCCGGAGTACACGCCGGACGACGGCATCGGCCGTTACCTGTGCGGCACGCAGCCGATCGTCTCGCTGTCGCTGGTGCAGTGTGGTCTGGACATTTTTGCGCAAACGTCGATGGACGCATTGCGTCGCAAGTCGCTCGCGTTGACCGACCTGTTCATCAAGCTGGTCGAAGCGCGTTGCGCCGATTTCCCGCTGACGCTGGTGACGCCGCGCGATCACGCGTCGCGTGGTTCGCAGGTGAGCTTCGAGCATCCGGAAGGTTTCGCAGTGATTCAGGCACTGATTGCGCGCGGCGTGATCGGCGACTACCGTGAGCCGCGCATCATGCGTTTCGGCATGACGCCGCTGTACACGAGCTTTGCCGACGTGTGGGATTCGGTCGAGATTCTGCGCGACGTGCTGAGCACCGGTTCGTGGGACAAGCCCGAGTTCCGTCGCCGTGGCGCGGTGACCTGA
- a CDS encoding MarR family winged helix-turn-helix transcriptional regulator has product MSVARPVTSATPASSDTPFVDDYLLYLLARASALVSDEFHREVAAAGLGVLEWRVLATLSDGQARIINQLADIVLAKQPTVTKVVDRLEASGDVVRGESATDRRQSLVSLTEAGIAHVTPLLAGARRHEASVLARFGEPQSAQLKEALRELIDQMTDRR; this is encoded by the coding sequence ATGTCCGTCGCGCGGCCGGTTACCTCGGCGACCCCGGCTTCCTCCGACACGCCGTTCGTCGACGACTATCTGCTGTATCTGCTCGCCCGTGCGAGCGCGCTCGTGTCGGACGAGTTTCACCGCGAAGTGGCCGCCGCCGGGCTCGGCGTGCTGGAGTGGCGCGTGCTGGCCACGTTGTCCGACGGGCAGGCGCGCATCATCAATCAGTTGGCGGACATCGTGCTCGCCAAGCAGCCGACCGTCACCAAGGTCGTCGACCGGCTCGAAGCGTCGGGCGACGTCGTGCGGGGCGAGAGCGCCACTGACCGTCGGCAATCGCTGGTCTCGCTCACCGAGGCGGGCATCGCCCACGTCACCCCGTTGCTGGCAGGTGCGCGACGTCATGAGGCGAGTGTGCTCGCACGATTCGGTGAGCCGCAGTCGGCACAACTCAAGGAAGCGCTGCGCGAGCTTATCGATCAGATGACGGATCGACGCTAG
- a CDS encoding DUF883 family protein, producing the protein MSQVHTNKEKFMTDIKSVLADAEDLLKQAANTTGERASELSDKALALLKQAKEKASDVQVVVVEKSKQAARATDDYVHDHPWQAVGIAAGIGVVIGLLLNRK; encoded by the coding sequence ATGTCGCAAGTGCATACCAACAAGGAGAAGTTCATGACCGATATCAAATCCGTACTGGCCGACGCCGAAGACCTGCTCAAGCAAGCCGCCAACACGACCGGTGAGCGTGCTTCCGAATTGAGCGACAAGGCCCTCGCCCTGCTCAAGCAAGCCAAGGAAAAGGCGTCGGACGTTCAGGTCGTTGTGGTTGAGAAGAGCAAGCAGGCCGCTCGCGCCACGGACGACTACGTGCACGATCATCCGTGGCAAGCCGTAGGCATCGCCGCCGGTATCGGCGTGGTGATCGGCCTGCTGCTCAACCGCAAGTAA
- a CDS encoding peptidase M29 — protein MLIERIEHKWIDVFAETLRRCDIRPGDVVAIVAETQSRPVNVELAQLAAEALGARPFRLVVPSARVSAPVPVRSTGASDALGQLAPVVAALKAATLVVDCTVEGLLHAPELPEILGGGARVLMVSNEHPEILERCATDPALEPKVRAAIKRLRGAAQMHVTSAAGTDLRIGLRDARVGGVWGWCAKPGQVAHWPGGLALAFPAAHSVNGQLVLAPGDINLTFKQYLRDRIALTVEDDYVVAIDGEGVDVDLMRDYFAAWGDREAYAVSHVGFGLNPRARWEALACYDKRDCNGTEQRAFAGNFLYSTGANEVAGRHTLGHFDLPLRKCTIALDGDVVVRDGQLQGEFAS, from the coding sequence ATGCTGATCGAGCGAATCGAGCATAAGTGGATCGACGTATTTGCCGAGACCTTGCGGCGCTGCGACATACGACCCGGTGATGTGGTGGCGATTGTAGCTGAAACGCAATCCCGGCCTGTCAATGTGGAATTGGCGCAGTTGGCCGCCGAGGCGCTTGGCGCAAGGCCGTTCCGGCTGGTCGTGCCCAGTGCGCGTGTCAGTGCGCCGGTGCCGGTGCGCTCGACCGGGGCAAGCGACGCGCTGGGGCAACTCGCCCCTGTCGTGGCCGCCCTCAAGGCGGCGACGCTCGTCGTCGACTGCACCGTCGAAGGCCTGTTACATGCGCCCGAACTGCCCGAGATTCTGGGCGGCGGTGCGCGCGTGCTGATGGTGTCCAACGAACATCCCGAAATTCTGGAACGCTGCGCCACCGACCCGGCGCTGGAGCCGAAAGTGCGCGCTGCGATCAAGCGTTTGCGCGGTGCAGCGCAAATGCATGTGACGTCCGCTGCCGGTACCGATTTGCGCATCGGACTTCGCGACGCGCGTGTGGGGGGCGTCTGGGGCTGGTGCGCCAAACCGGGGCAGGTCGCGCATTGGCCCGGCGGTCTCGCGCTGGCGTTCCCTGCTGCGCATAGCGTCAACGGCCAGCTCGTGCTCGCGCCGGGGGACATCAATCTCACCTTCAAACAATACTTGCGCGATCGCATCGCGCTCACCGTCGAGGACGACTATGTCGTGGCTATCGACGGCGAGGGCGTGGACGTCGACCTCATGCGCGATTACTTCGCCGCGTGGGGCGACCGCGAGGCGTACGCCGTGTCGCACGTCGGCTTCGGCCTGAACCCGCGCGCCCGCTGGGAGGCACTCGCCTGCTACGACAAGCGCGATTGCAACGGCACGGAGCAGCGTGCCTTCGCAGGCAATTTCCTTTATTCGACGGGGGCCAACGAGGTCGCGGGACGCCATACGCTGGGCCATTTCGACCTGCCGCTGCGTAAATGCACGATCGCCCTCGACGGCGACGTCGTCGTGCGCGACGGGCAACTGCAAGGCGAGTTCGCCTCATGA
- a CDS encoding acyl-CoA dehydrogenase family protein: MAYQPPSIVGEHFPLTDKQRRLLALAEQVGRESLAPRAARWDREASFPFENYDDMRAAGLLKLCIPEEDGGLGADFATYMMVSAELGRHCGATALTFNMHTCSMMWTGILSDDLDMTPEQRTEHAGYRKHHFARVIQDGAIYAQPFSEGSAAAAGKAPFGTTATKVDGGWRINGRKIFASLSGAANYYGVLCTEDKPELSMKDTFYIAVPGDAPGVTVTGDWDPLGMRGTVSRTLLFKDVFVPDELQLMPRGVYYQAASRWPHMFMTLAPTYMGIAQAAYDFTVKYLRGEADGMGAPVKRRMYPTKQIAVAQMHIMLEQTRALFLRALQDGRADPGKEARLRAYAAQYTIMENANELCRLAIRTCGGQSMLKTLPLERMYRDSRCGALMLPWTAELCLDRIGREALYEPGERDE; the protein is encoded by the coding sequence GTGGCCTATCAGCCTCCCTCGATCGTCGGCGAGCACTTCCCGCTCACGGACAAGCAGCGGCGCCTGCTGGCGCTGGCAGAACAGGTCGGCCGCGAGTCGCTCGCGCCGCGCGCGGCGCGCTGGGACCGCGAAGCGTCGTTTCCGTTCGAGAACTACGACGACATGCGCGCCGCCGGTCTGCTGAAGTTGTGCATCCCGGAAGAAGACGGCGGGCTGGGGGCCGACTTCGCCACGTACATGATGGTGTCCGCCGAGCTGGGCCGCCATTGCGGCGCGACCGCGCTCACGTTCAACATGCACACCTGCTCGATGATGTGGACGGGCATTCTGTCCGACGATCTCGACATGACGCCCGAGCAACGCACCGAGCATGCGGGCTATCGCAAGCATCACTTCGCGCGCGTGATTCAGGATGGTGCGATCTACGCGCAACCGTTCTCCGAAGGCAGCGCGGCCGCCGCCGGCAAGGCCCCGTTCGGCACCACGGCGACGAAGGTCGACGGCGGCTGGAGGATCAACGGCCGCAAGATCTTTGCGTCGCTCTCGGGCGCGGCGAACTACTACGGCGTGCTGTGCACGGAAGACAAGCCCGAGCTGTCGATGAAGGACACGTTCTACATCGCCGTGCCGGGCGACGCCCCGGGCGTGACCGTCACCGGCGACTGGGATCCGCTCGGTATGCGCGGCACCGTCTCGCGTACGCTGCTCTTCAAGGACGTGTTCGTCCCGGACGAACTGCAACTGATGCCGCGCGGCGTCTACTATCAGGCGGCGAGCCGCTGGCCGCACATGTTCATGACGCTCGCACCGACCTATATGGGGATCGCGCAGGCGGCGTACGACTTCACCGTCAAATACCTGCGTGGCGAAGCCGACGGCATGGGCGCGCCGGTCAAGCGTCGCATGTATCCGACCAAGCAGATCGCCGTCGCGCAGATGCACATCATGCTGGAGCAAACGCGCGCGCTGTTCCTGCGGGCCTTGCAGGACGGCCGGGCCGATCCGGGCAAGGAAGCGCGCTTGCGCGCGTATGCAGCGCAGTACACGATCATGGAGAATGCCAACGAGTTGTGCCGTCTCGCGATTCGCACGTGCGGCGGCCAGTCGATGCTCAAGACCTTGCCGCTCGAACGCATGTATCGCGATTCGCGTTGCGGCGCGCTAATGTTGCCGTGGACAGCCGAGCTGTGCCTCGACCGCATCGGTCGCGAGGCGTTGTACGAGCCGGGTGAGCGCGACGAATAA
- a CDS encoding phage holin family protein — protein MTDNDRTTPPRPSLRRLAGALLEILQSRIELIGIELTEEKERLMGVAFLGLAAMLFGVLALVSLTALVIVIFWDTYRLQAMTGIFVVYLLLASWCAMRARNILRDAPMPFEATLAEFEKDRDALRPD, from the coding sequence ATGACCGACAATGATCGCACGACCCCGCCGCGGCCTTCGCTACGGCGCCTCGCCGGTGCGTTGCTCGAGATCCTTCAGTCGCGCATCGAACTCATCGGCATTGAATTGACCGAAGAGAAGGAACGCCTGATGGGCGTTGCATTTCTCGGTCTTGCCGCCATGCTCTTCGGTGTTCTCGCCCTCGTGTCGCTGACCGCACTGGTCATCGTCATTTTCTGGGACACCTATCGGCTCCAGGCCATGACCGGCATCTTCGTCGTGTATCTCTTGCTCGCGAGCTGGTGCGCCATGCGTGCGCGCAACATTCTGCGCGATGCCCCGATGCCGTTCGAAGCCACGCTGGCCGAGTTCGAAAAGGACCGTGACGCCCTGCGTCCGGACTGA
- a CDS encoding flavin reductase family protein: MNANRASAPDFDSAAFRSALGQFATGVTVITTRADDGSLIGITASSFNSVSLTPPLILWSLATRAGSMPVFRENTHYAVNVLAADQLDLCKRFATMKGDRFAGVPYTLSASGTPVLDGALAWFECHNRSRYDEGDHVIFVGEVERCGVHTEVAERMPLIFHAGGFHKPQSLG, from the coding sequence GTGAACGCCAATCGCGCTTCGGCGCCTGATTTCGACAGCGCAGCTTTTCGCAGTGCGCTCGGTCAATTTGCGACCGGTGTCACCGTGATCACCACGCGGGCCGACGACGGCTCGCTCATCGGCATCACCGCCAGTTCGTTCAATTCGGTGTCGCTCACGCCGCCGCTCATCCTGTGGAGTCTTGCCACGCGTGCGGGCAGCATGCCCGTGTTCCGCGAAAACACGCATTACGCCGTGAACGTGCTCGCTGCCGATCAGCTCGACCTGTGCAAGCGCTTCGCGACGATGAAGGGCGACCGGTTCGCGGGCGTGCCGTACACGCTGTCGGCGTCGGGCACACCGGTGCTGGACGGTGCACTTGCCTGGTTCGAATGTCACAACCGCAGCCGTTACGACGAAGGCGATCACGTCATCTTCGTGGGTGAGGTGGAGCGTTGTGGCGTGCATACGGAGGTTGCAGAGCGCATGCCGCTGATCTTCCACGCGGGCGGCTTCCACAAACCGCAGTCGCTGGGCTGA
- a CDS encoding alpha/beta fold hydrolase: protein MTPPTMAAPAYREAGDGPLTLVLLHGIGGNRHVWPAQFDTFVAAGYHVVAWDMPGYGESAMPAEPTMAALADSLRTLLDTLRSTSEASDAPRFVLVGHSMGGMVVQELMARGAPATRDVAALVLCGTSPAFGKPDGDFQREFVRQRTAPLDAGKTLREMAEAIIPGMLGEPDDVTRASAHALAVDAMGALTPPAYRAALQALVGFEQRAALARLNVPVLLIAGEHDTNAPPKVMARMAESIPDARYVCLPGAGHLMNLTHPAAFDAEVRTFLATL from the coding sequence ATGACGCCGCCCACGATGGCCGCGCCTGCCTACCGGGAGGCTGGCGACGGTCCGCTCACGCTCGTGCTGCTGCACGGCATCGGCGGCAACCGGCACGTGTGGCCTGCGCAGTTCGACACGTTTGTCGCTGCGGGTTACCACGTCGTGGCGTGGGACATGCCGGGCTATGGCGAGAGCGCCATGCCTGCCGAGCCGACGATGGCGGCGCTCGCCGATAGCCTTCGCACGTTGCTCGATACGTTGCGCTCGACGTCGGAGGCATCGGACGCGCCACGCTTCGTCCTCGTCGGACACAGCATGGGCGGCATGGTGGTGCAGGAGTTGATGGCGCGCGGCGCACCTGCGACCCGCGACGTCGCCGCCCTCGTGCTGTGTGGCACGTCACCGGCCTTCGGCAAACCGGACGGCGACTTCCAGCGCGAATTCGTGCGTCAGCGCACAGCGCCGCTCGACGCGGGCAAGACCCTGCGCGAGATGGCCGAAGCGATCATACCGGGCATGCTCGGCGAGCCTGATGACGTGACGCGCGCGAGCGCGCACGCACTGGCCGTCGACGCCATGGGCGCGCTCACGCCACCGGCCTATCGCGCCGCGTTGCAGGCGCTCGTCGGCTTCGAGCAGCGCGCGGCACTGGCGCGTCTGAATGTGCCGGTGTTGCTGATCGCGGGCGAACACGACACCAACGCGCCGCCGAAAGTGATGGCACGCATGGCCGAGTCGATTCCCGACGCGCGCTACGTCTGCCTGCCCGGCGCAGGCCACCTCATGAATCTGACACACCCGGCCGCCTTCGACGCCGAGGTGCGCACCTTCCTCGCAACGCTCTAG
- the kynB gene encoding arylformamidase, which produces MAANSADVATATERRVWDISAPLSADTPVWPGDTPLTEQAVWQIGPGCPVNVGRITLSPHTGAHADAPRHYDDAGVCIGEVDLQTYLGPCRVIHCIGASPVVTPEMVAPHLANVPPRVLLRTYTQAPVSHWDSEFCAVAPETIDLLASHGVKLVGIDTPSLDPQQSKTMDAHHRIRAHRMAILEGLVLDAISPADYELIALPLKFMRLDASPVRAVLRAL; this is translated from the coding sequence ATGGCGGCCAACTCCGCAGATGTGGCCACTGCGACCGAGCGTCGCGTGTGGGACATCAGCGCGCCCTTGTCCGCAGACACGCCCGTATGGCCCGGCGACACGCCGCTGACCGAGCAAGCCGTGTGGCAGATCGGCCCCGGCTGCCCGGTCAACGTCGGCCGCATCACGCTCTCGCCACACACTGGCGCGCACGCCGATGCCCCGCGTCATTACGACGACGCCGGCGTTTGCATCGGCGAAGTCGACCTTCAGACGTATCTGGGGCCTTGCCGGGTGATCCATTGCATTGGCGCGTCGCCGGTCGTCACGCCGGAGATGGTCGCGCCGCACCTCGCCAACGTTCCGCCGCGCGTGCTTTTGCGCACTTACACGCAAGCGCCGGTCTCGCACTGGGACAGCGAGTTTTGCGCCGTTGCGCCGGAGACGATCGATTTGCTGGCGTCGCATGGCGTGAAGCTCGTGGGCATCGATACGCCCTCGCTCGACCCGCAGCAGAGCAAAACGATGGACGCCCATCACCGCATTCGTGCGCATCGCATGGCGATCCTCGAAGGGCTGGTGCTCGACGCCATCTCACCGGCCGATTACGAACTCATCGCGCTGCCGCTGAAGTTCATGCGGCTCGATGCGAGTCCGGTGCGCGCAGTGCTTCGCGCACTCTGA
- the kynA gene encoding tryptophan 2,3-dioxygenase: protein MTNPSPKTTTPTSDSPTQGGCPFGHGGESTGGASATSASTSANATQWHDAQLDFSKSMSYGDYLSLDPILNAQHPRSTDHNEMLFIIQHQTSELWMKLALYELQAARTAVHNDELPPAFKMLARVSRILEQLVQAWSVLATMTPSEYSSMRPSLGSSSGFQSYQYRILEFMLGNKNAAMLAPHSHRPDLYQQVEAALNAPSFYDEVVRLLARRDFAIAPERLERDWTKPTPHDTTVEAAWLEVYRNPSQHWELYEMAEELVDLEDAFRQWRFRHVTTVERIIGFKQGTGGTNGAPYLRKMLDVVLFPELWHVRTLL, encoded by the coding sequence ATGACCAATCCGTCCCCCAAGACTACGACGCCGACGTCCGACTCGCCCACGCAGGGCGGGTGCCCGTTCGGGCATGGAGGCGAATCGACTGGCGGCGCGTCCGCCACGTCCGCCAGTACGTCTGCCAACGCCACGCAGTGGCACGACGCACAGCTCGATTTCTCGAAGAGCATGAGCTATGGCGACTACCTGTCGCTCGATCCGATTCTGAATGCCCAGCATCCCCGCTCGACGGACCACAACGAGATGCTGTTCATCATTCAGCATCAGACGAGTGAACTGTGGATGAAGCTCGCACTGTACGAGTTGCAGGCGGCGCGAACGGCGGTTCACAACGACGAACTGCCGCCAGCGTTCAAGATGCTGGCGCGTGTGTCGCGCATTCTCGAGCAGTTGGTGCAGGCGTGGAGCGTGCTGGCGACGATGACGCCATCGGAGTATTCGTCGATGCGTCCGTCGCTGGGCAGCTCGTCGGGCTTCCAGTCGTATCAGTACCGCATTCTGGAGTTCATGCTGGGCAACAAGAATGCGGCAATGCTGGCGCCGCATTCGCATCGCCCGGACCTGTATCAGCAGGTCGAAGCGGCACTCAACGCACCGTCGTTCTATGACGAAGTGGTGCGCCTGCTGGCGCGCCGCGATTTTGCGATTGCACCGGAGCGTCTCGAGCGCGACTGGACGAAGCCGACACCGCACGACACGACCGTCGAAGCCGCGTGGCTTGAGGTGTATCGCAATCCGTCGCAACACTGGGAGCTATACGAGATGGCCGAAGAACTGGTCGATCTCGAGGACGCTTTCCGCCAGTGGCGCTTCCGTCACGTGACGACGGTCGAGCGCATCATCGGCTTCAAGCAAGGGACCGGCGGCACGAATGGCGCGCCCTATCTGCGCAAGATGCTCGACGTGGTGTTGTTCCCTGAGCTCTGGCACGTGCGGACGTTGCTGTGA
- a CDS encoding peroxiredoxin, with protein MTLRLGDIAPDFEQDSSIGPIKFHEFLGDGWGVLFSHPADYTPVCTTELGLTAKLKGEFEKRNVKAIALSVDDAESHKGWISDINETQNTTVNFPILADGDRKVSQLYDMIHPNASETVTVRSLFVIDPKKKVRLIITYPASTGRNFDEILRVIDSLQLTDNYSVATPGNWKDGEDVVIVPSLKDEAVLKEKFPKGYKAVRPYLRLTPQPNK; from the coding sequence ATGACATTGCGTTTGGGTGATATCGCTCCCGACTTCGAGCAGGATTCATCGATCGGCCCGATCAAGTTTCACGAATTCCTCGGCGATGGCTGGGGTGTCCTTTTCTCGCATCCGGCCGACTACACGCCGGTGTGCACGACCGAACTGGGTCTGACTGCAAAACTCAAGGGCGAGTTCGAAAAACGTAACGTGAAAGCCATCGCCTTGTCGGTGGACGATGCGGAGTCGCACAAAGGCTGGATCAGCGACATCAACGAAACGCAGAACACTACGGTGAACTTCCCGATCCTGGCGGACGGCGATCGCAAGGTTTCGCAGCTGTACGACATGATTCACCCGAACGCCAGCGAAACCGTGACGGTGCGCTCGCTGTTCGTGATCGATCCGAAGAAGAAGGTGCGCCTGATCATTACGTACCCGGCAAGCACGGGTCGCAACTTCGACGAAATTCTGCGCGTCATCGATTCGCTGCAACTGACCGACAACTACTCGGTCGCTACGCCGGGCAACTGGAAGGATGGCGAAGACGTGGTGATCGTACCGTCGCTCAAGGACGAGGCAGTGCTGAAGGAAAAATTCCCGAAGGGCTACAAGGCCGTGCGTCCGTATCTGCGTCTCACGCCGCAGCCGAACAAGTAA